Proteins encoded together in one Proteiniborus ethanoligenes window:
- a CDS encoding YaiI/YqxD family protein codes for MRVLVDADACPVKEIIVEVCKDYNVEVIMFADTSHLINLECTVITLDKGCDSVDIAIANSCNKNDIVVTQDYGVASMVLGAGCYAINQNGLIYNKENIDRLMFERFLSQKSRRAGLKGSKHRKRTKENNNAFKSSFIKLLNIAKEQ; via the coding sequence ATGAGAGTATTAGTTGATGCTGATGCATGTCCTGTTAAGGAAATTATAGTAGAAGTCTGTAAAGATTACAATGTTGAAGTAATAATGTTTGCTGATACTAGTCATTTAATAAATCTAGAATGCACAGTAATTACCCTTGATAAGGGTTGTGATTCTGTAGATATTGCAATAGCTAATTCTTGCAACAAAAATGATATTGTTGTTACTCAAGACTATGGTGTTGCTTCTATGGTTTTAGGTGCTGGATGCTATGCTATAAATCAAAACGGGCTTATATATAACAAAGAAAATATTGATAGACTTATGTTTGAAAGATTCTTGTCTCAAAAATCAAGACGTGCCGGCTTAAAAGGCTCAAAACATAGAAAGAGAACTAAAGAAAACAACAATGCTTTTAAAAGCTCTTTTATTAAGCTATTAAATATAGCTAAAGAACAATAA
- a CDS encoding prenyltransferase encodes MTISSFLKLVEIQTKVASMIPFFLGTAYTLYRFESFNFKNFSIMFISLLCVDMGTTAINNYVDYRKAIKKHGYNYETHNAIVKYNLKESIVIATIGVLFLAAIVFGVLLYLNTNFIILLLGIVSFIASVLYSYGPIPISRLPLGEIFSGIFMGFIIVFISIYIHVFDKNIIFYSYSNEVLNFGINVKEIIYIFLLCVPPIVGIGNIMLANNICDMEDDIENKRYTLPIFIGKEKALKLFKALYCIAYLDIILLLILRIVPSITAISLLTLILVNKNIKRFAHLQTKKDTFILAVKNFVLLNIVQVITIGIGAVIKNIS; translated from the coding sequence ATGACCATATCAAGCTTTCTTAAACTAGTAGAAATCCAAACAAAAGTAGCCAGCATGATTCCATTTTTTTTAGGAACAGCATATACACTGTATAGATTTGAAAGCTTTAATTTTAAGAATTTTAGTATAATGTTTATATCCTTACTATGTGTGGATATGGGTACTACTGCAATAAATAACTATGTGGATTATAGAAAAGCAATAAAAAAGCATGGCTATAATTATGAAACTCATAATGCCATAGTGAAATATAATTTAAAAGAAAGCATAGTTATAGCTACTATAGGGGTATTATTTTTAGCTGCTATAGTCTTTGGGGTGTTACTGTATTTAAATACAAATTTTATTATTCTATTGTTAGGCATTGTATCCTTTATTGCATCAGTACTGTATTCATATGGACCTATACCAATATCGAGGCTACCATTAGGTGAAATATTTTCAGGGATTTTTATGGGATTTATAATAGTGTTTATCTCAATCTATATTCATGTGTTTGACAAAAATATTATTTTCTATTCCTACTCTAATGAAGTTTTAAATTTTGGAATAAATGTTAAAGAAATAATATATATATTCTTATTATGTGTTCCTCCTATTGTGGGAATTGGGAATATTATGCTTGCTAATAACATTTGTGATATGGAAGATGATATAGAGAATAAAAGATATACTTTACCAATATTTATTGGCAAAGAGAAAGCACTTAAACTATTTAAAGCCCTATATTGTATTGCATATTTAGATATTATTCTTCTATTAATACTGAGAATAGTACCTAGTATAACTGCTATTTCACTACTTACTTTAATACTAGTAAATAAAAATATTAAAAGGTTTGCTCATTTGCAGACTAAAAAAGACACTTTTATTTTAGCTGTGAAAAATTTTGTACTATTAAATATTGTACAAGTCATTACAATAGGTATTGGAGCTGTTATTAAAAATATATCATGA
- a CDS encoding metal-dependent hydrolase, whose protein sequence is MIIKYLSHSVVLLEGQKIKGIIDPFITGNPNCPLKLDDLEGITHIFVTHGHGDHLGDTVEIGKKWGSKIICNFEIGNYLERHNLNIHTMHIGGRVELDFGIVKMTPALHGSGIFDGTDIIYGGNPCGFLIQAEGRKIYHAGDTGLTMDMKLLEDEKIDLAFLPIGGNYTMDIEDAVKAVEFIKPKIVIPMHYDTFPVIKADPLSFKNKVKDTEVRALSFGDGIEL, encoded by the coding sequence ATGATAATTAAATATCTTAGTCATTCTGTGGTTTTACTAGAAGGTCAAAAAATAAAAGGAATAATTGATCCATTTATTACAGGTAATCCAAATTGTCCACTTAAATTAGATGACTTAGAAGGTATTACTCATATTTTTGTAACCCATGGGCATGGTGACCACTTAGGAGATACTGTAGAAATAGGGAAGAAGTGGGGCTCTAAAATAATATGTAATTTCGAAATAGGAAATTATTTAGAAAGGCATAATTTGAATATTCATACTATGCATATTGGTGGCAGAGTAGAATTAGATTTTGGTATAGTTAAAATGACCCCAGCCTTACATGGCTCAGGCATATTTGATGGGACAGACATAATTTATGGAGGCAATCCATGTGGTTTTTTAATTCAAGCTGAGGGGAGAAAAATATATCATGCTGGTGATACTGGGCTTACCATGGACATGAAGCTGTTAGAGGATGAAAAAATAGACCTTGCGTTCCTTCCAATCGGTGGGAATTACACAATGGATATAGAGGATGCAGTGAAGGCAGTTGAGTTTATTAAGCCTAAGATTGTCATACCTATGCATTATGATACATTCCCTGTTATAAAAGCTGATCCATTATCTTTTAAAAACAAGGTAAAGGATACAGAGGTAAGAGCATTATCCTTTGGAGATGGAATAGAATTATAG
- the deoC gene encoding deoxyribose-phosphate aldolase produces the protein MNNLASMIDHTILKPEITKEMVKKVCEEAREYKFASVCVNPYYVNFVKSQLEGSGVKVTSVIGFPLGSTNKEVKAFEAKNAIENGADELDMVINVGALKDKEYDIVREDIKAVVEAAKGRALVKVIIETCLLTDEEKEIACKLAVEAGADYVKTSTGFNTGGATKEDIILMRESVGPQIGVKASGGIRDSEKAKEMIEAGATRIGASSSVEIVEGIKAADGSY, from the coding sequence ATGAATAATTTAGCTTCAATGATAGACCATACTATTTTGAAACCTGAAATCACTAAGGAAATGGTGAAAAAGGTTTGTGAAGAAGCAAGAGAGTATAAATTTGCTTCAGTTTGTGTCAATCCCTACTATGTGAATTTCGTTAAAAGCCAATTAGAAGGCTCTGGTGTAAAGGTTACTTCAGTAATAGGCTTTCCGCTAGGTAGCACTAATAAAGAAGTAAAGGCATTTGAAGCAAAAAATGCCATAGAAAATGGCGCAGATGAGCTAGATATGGTAATTAACGTAGGGGCATTAAAGGATAAAGAATACGATATAGTAAGGGAAGACATAAAGGCAGTAGTAGAAGCTGCAAAAGGTAGGGCATTAGTAAAGGTTATTATTGAAACCTGTTTACTTACAGATGAAGAAAAAGAAATAGCTTGCAAATTAGCTGTGGAAGCAGGAGCTGATTATGTAAAAACATCCACTGGCTTTAACACAGGTGGAGCTACAAAGGAAGACATTATACTTATGAGAGAATCAGTAGGACCTCAAATTGGCGTAAAAGCTTCAGGAGGTATTAGGGATTCTGAAAAGGCAAAGGAAATGATAGAAGCAGGAGCAACTAGAATAGGTGCTAGTTCTTCAGTAGAGATTGTTGAAGGAATAAAAGCAGCAGACGGCAGCTATTAA
- the pduL gene encoding phosphate propanoyltransferase: MKNTLPIALSNRHVHLSEEHIKILFGEGHELNKTKDLSQPGQYACEEKIDVVGPKNTLKGVRVLGPARKNTQIEVSLADGFTLGVVPPVRDSGDLAGSPGAKLVGPKGEVQITEGIIAAARHIHMHTADAEDFGVNDKDRVKVRVGGERGLIFENVLVRVHPEYALEMHVDVDEGNAAGVKNGDMVELIK, translated from the coding sequence ATGAAAAACACACTTCCAATAGCACTATCAAACAGACATGTTCATCTTAGCGAAGAGCACATAAAAATACTTTTCGGAGAAGGACATGAACTTAATAAAACCAAGGATTTATCTCAGCCTGGTCAATATGCTTGCGAAGAAAAAATTGATGTAGTAGGACCTAAAAACACATTAAAGGGTGTTAGGGTTTTAGGACCAGCAAGAAAAAACACACAAATAGAGGTTTCACTAGCTGACGGTTTTACATTAGGGGTGGTTCCACCAGTAAGAGATTCTGGAGATTTAGCAGGAAGCCCTGGCGCTAAGCTTGTAGGACCAAAAGGAGAAGTACAGATTACAGAAGGAATTATTGCAGCTGCTAGGCATATACACATGCATACTGCTGATGCTGAAGATTTTGGTGTTAATGATAAGGACAGAGTAAAAGTTAGAGTTGGAGGAGAAAGAGGTTTAATATTTGAAAATGTATTAGTGAGGGTTCACCCAGAGTATGCTTTAGAAATGCATGTTGATGTAGACGAAGGAAATGCAGCAGGAGTGAAAAACGGCGATATGGTAGAGCTAATAAAATAG
- a CDS encoding flavodoxin family protein, producing the protein MKKVLAIMGSQRKNKNTDRLLDAVLEGVRTNRVEIKKVYLNDMDMSLCKACAVCEKTGKCFIKDDMTDIYDDFNHSDIIIIASPLYFNTVSSLTKIMIDRCQVYWSSKYVLKNPSIDRNKKRVGMFISVGGAPERKEHFDACIPVMDLFFKAINTEYKYNLFSSNTDEIPVWERQDILEIAFEKGKELVL; encoded by the coding sequence ATGAAAAAGGTTTTAGCAATTATGGGGAGTCAGAGAAAAAACAAAAACACAGACAGATTATTAGATGCTGTCTTAGAAGGTGTGAGGACAAATAGAGTAGAAATAAAAAAAGTATACTTAAACGACATGGATATGTCCCTCTGTAAAGCCTGTGCAGTGTGTGAAAAAACAGGGAAGTGCTTTATTAAAGATGATATGACAGATATATATGACGATTTTAATCATAGCGATATAATCATTATTGCTTCACCATTATATTTTAATACAGTAAGCAGTTTAACTAAAATAATGATAGATAGATGCCAAGTCTACTGGTCCAGCAAATATGTTCTAAAAAATCCTTCTATAGACAGGAATAAAAAAAGAGTTGGAATGTTTATTAGCGTAGGGGGAGCACCAGAAAGAAAAGAGCATTTTGATGCTTGCATTCCTGTAATGGATTTATTTTTTAAAGCAATAAACACTGAATATAAATACAATTTATTCTCCTCAAACACTGATGAAATACCAGTTTGGGAGCGGCAAGATATTTTGGAAATAGCATTTGAAAAGGGAAAAGAGCTAGTTTTATAA
- a CDS encoding folate family ECF transporter S component, protein MNNKKKIDTRSLVGASLLTAISIVLTRVFSFMIPLAGLPTLRFGIGEVPLIISGILFGPLVGGLSGVIADLIGVMINLQGSAFFPGFTLSSILWGVIPGVLFSLIRKNKFKINYNIINGVVLTSIAVGIVLVLFDSKVLAMKNGTYYMYDKPMPMIYAMLYVLLVASFIAIPIIMSRKENSKGEIISIDKIAFIVTVPYIIISLGLNTLWLSMLYEKGFLILLPGRILAGLIVIPLHTTIIYTISKAFKHVKVS, encoded by the coding sequence ATGAATAACAAAAAGAAAATTGATACAAGATCACTAGTTGGAGCAAGTCTTCTTACAGCAATCAGTATAGTACTTACAAGAGTTTTTTCTTTTATGATACCTTTAGCAGGGCTTCCTACATTAAGATTTGGCATTGGAGAAGTTCCACTTATTATTTCAGGAATCTTATTTGGACCTTTAGTGGGAGGGCTTAGCGGGGTAATAGCCGACTTAATTGGAGTAATGATTAATTTGCAAGGCTCAGCATTTTTCCCAGGGTTTACGTTAAGCAGTATATTATGGGGAGTTATACCAGGAGTTTTATTTTCGCTTATAAGAAAAAATAAGTTTAAAATAAACTACAATATTATTAATGGAGTTGTACTTACCTCAATAGCTGTAGGTATTGTGCTTGTATTATTTGACAGTAAGGTACTAGCTATGAAAAATGGGACTTACTATATGTATGATAAGCCTATGCCTATGATATATGCCATGCTTTATGTTCTTTTAGTAGCATCATTTATTGCAATACCAATTATTATGTCTAGAAAAGAAAACAGTAAGGGTGAAATTATCTCTATAGATAAAATAGCATTTATAGTAACAGTTCCATATATAATAATATCCCTAGGCCTAAATACATTATGGCTATCAATGCTATATGAAAAAGGCTTTCTAATATTATTACCAGGAAGGATATTAGCTGGATTAATAGTTATTCCGCTTCATACAACTATAATATATACAATATCAAAAGCTTTCAAACATGTTAAAGTAAGTTAA
- a CDS encoding restriction endonuclease, with protein MDINVTNDKIKKITVKKINNIRLKRYYYEKTGKGKTYFAMILDRIIFKVFFLSSLIIFFFFISKSFLFTLLISIQIFTLYNFVVYRINKSKLKRKIQIVNRQVVLKKTFKELLNHSPNDYTEHIMDILDKYGLENIMKLERRGIDMVGNLSGTKIGIKCFQYDNDYKVGVDIIRDFFIGLRREDIKKGVIITTSSFTQEARVLSEKLKKHVHIQLIDIEELIEIIRKANLYPSDVEIKKLIFDEISDNKIHFKSYKDIVLSKSKIIKYIFLGTSMIVFGNFTPYKGYYMIVGYIIFTIALISIIKLISDLFKLNEEKHEEKIL; from the coding sequence ATGGATATAAATGTAACAAATGATAAGATAAAAAAGATAACAGTCAAAAAAATAAATAATATAAGGCTTAAAAGATATTATTATGAAAAGACTGGAAAAGGAAAAACCTATTTTGCAATGATTTTAGATAGAATTATATTTAAAGTGTTTTTTCTTAGCAGCTTAATTATCTTTTTTTTCTTCATAAGTAAAAGCTTCTTATTTACATTGCTAATTTCAATACAGATATTTACATTGTATAATTTTGTAGTATATAGAATAAACAAATCAAAACTAAAGAGAAAAATACAGATAGTAAATCGACAAGTAGTATTAAAAAAAACATTTAAAGAGCTATTAAACCATTCTCCTAACGATTACACAGAGCATATAATGGATATTTTAGATAAATACGGACTAGAAAACATAATGAAATTAGAGCGAAGAGGCATAGATATGGTAGGTAATCTATCTGGAACAAAAATAGGAATTAAATGTTTCCAATATGATAATGATTATAAAGTTGGGGTAGATATTATTAGAGACTTTTTTATAGGACTAAGAAGAGAAGACATAAAAAAAGGAGTGATAATTACCACTTCATCCTTTACTCAAGAAGCAAGAGTCTTGTCAGAAAAGCTAAAGAAGCATGTTCATATTCAGCTAATAGACATTGAAGAGCTAATAGAGATTATTAGAAAAGCGAATTTATATCCTTCAGATGTAGAAATTAAAAAGTTAATTTTTGATGAAATATCCGATAATAAAATACATTTTAAAAGCTATAAAGATATAGTTTTATCGAAGAGCAAAATAATTAAGTATATTTTTCTAGGTACATCTATGATTGTATTTGGAAACTTTACTCCTTATAAGGGTTACTATATGATAGTTGGGTATATTATTTTTACTATAGCATTAATATCAATAATTAAATTGATAAGCGACTTATTTAAGTTAAATGAAGAGAAGCATGAAGAAAAAATATTGTAG
- a CDS encoding TIGR01906 family membrane protein: MKKTILFILFLSISLPMILLMTDVEIATFDMKFYEDKYKEHNIPEETGISMDNLMDVTSEMLDYLKGKRENLIIFTEVNGEREQVFEEREILHMVDVKELFNKGYIIRNTMMVIFIISIVGLIIFNRKAIGKALIITSIWPAVLMGILGLLMYIDFNKYFTHFHEIFFTNDLWLLDPKTDILIQMLPLDFFSSIAYRILLFFVVELALVLTIGIFLDRRNTIIKK; encoded by the coding sequence ATGAAAAAAACTATATTATTTATCCTATTTCTTTCAATATCACTACCAATGATATTATTAATGACTGATGTAGAAATAGCCACTTTTGATATGAAATTTTATGAAGATAAGTATAAAGAGCATAACATCCCAGAAGAAACAGGAATTAGTATGGATAATCTAATGGATGTAACAAGTGAAATGCTTGATTATTTAAAAGGTAAAAGAGAAAATTTAATTATATTTACAGAAGTTAATGGAGAGAGGGAGCAGGTATTTGAAGAAAGAGAAATATTGCATATGGTAGATGTAAAGGAGTTATTTAATAAAGGATATATAATAAGAAATACTATGATGGTTATATTTATTATTTCTATTGTAGGCTTAATAATATTTAATAGAAAAGCAATAGGTAAAGCTTTAATAATAACCTCAATATGGCCTGCAGTTTTAATGGGAATATTAGGTTTGCTAATGTATATAGATTTTAATAAATACTTTACACATTTTCATGAAATTTTTTTTACTAATGATTTATGGCTTTTAGATCCAAAGACAGATATCCTAATACAAATGCTGCCACTTGATTTTTTCAGTAGCATAGCTTATAGGATTTTATTATTTTTTGTCGTAGAACTGGCTTTAGTTCTAACTATAGGCATATTTTTAGACAGAAGAAATACTATAATTAAAAAATAA
- a CDS encoding DedA family protein, giving the protein MEQLIISFAKNIVNENVLLSYLFFFVSQSLQVLFPPYPGDMVLILEGYLSEIAHLNIFLVVTNAVVATSSSSIFLYNIGRKKQERILHSKIITFLFPTNKIEKLNKIFKKLGAWTIILSKFIPGIFSLTVLSAGVFRVKRRFAYISIVTISFLHNFTLIILGKKLGENWQLIFKKMNEYNRYIIIIGIISLIIYFIMLQLKKRLFD; this is encoded by the coding sequence ATGGAGCAATTAATTATTAGCTTTGCAAAAAATATAGTTAATGAAAATGTATTATTGTCCTATTTGTTTTTCTTTGTTTCCCAATCTCTGCAAGTCCTATTCCCACCTTATCCTGGGGACATGGTACTGATATTAGAAGGCTATTTGTCAGAGATTGCTCATTTAAATATATTTTTAGTTGTAACTAATGCAGTAGTAGCCACATCATCTTCTTCAATATTTCTATACAACATTGGTAGAAAAAAGCAAGAGAGGATATTACATTCTAAAATTATAACTTTTCTATTTCCTACAAATAAAATAGAAAAGTTAAACAAGATATTTAAAAAACTAGGAGCATGGACTATTATACTAAGCAAATTTATTCCAGGAATTTTCTCCCTAACCGTACTATCAGCAGGTGTGTTTAGAGTAAAACGCAGATTTGCATATATATCAATAGTTACAATTTCTTTTTTACATAATTTCACTCTTATAATTTTAGGCAAAAAACTTGGCGAAAATTGGCAGCTTATATTTAAAAAGATGAATGAGTATAACAGATACATTATTATTATAGGTATTATTTCTTTAATAATTTATTTTATTATGCTTCAATTAAAGAAAAGACTATTTGATTAA
- a CDS encoding aminoglycoside phosphotransferase family protein: protein MFIYSDDITEIIAKYIDCKYTVTEVGHHNLGRHLVYLIKDEKENSYILKIYGKAFRFCNELTGLKLLRDKIKCPKLLISGKVFSEIEWLLMSNIEGIILGNVWKELSNENKVYIMQQMGEILGRIHSAYKYDYYGAWQEYGTFILNHKDFMEYRKNSDKIIIENIIRQDIPHKELIMHSYEKLIKYYDDIKPRDVPRLCHHDFSARNMLINREKEGWKISGIIDFEHCYPDDPDIDFTDLYHTVFLEEPWLKEPFMKRYKEYLKIKEDVLEYKMKYYLLNKGLFICSWAYYTAPEYYLQGIKLLERLDDMQ, encoded by the coding sequence ATGTTCATATATTCAGATGATATTACAGAGATAATAGCTAAATATATAGACTGCAAATATACTGTCACAGAAGTAGGACATCACAACTTAGGCAGACACTTGGTTTACTTAATTAAAGATGAAAAAGAAAACAGCTATATTTTAAAAATATATGGTAAAGCCTTTAGATTTTGCAACGAATTGACAGGTCTAAAACTTTTAAGAGATAAGATAAAATGTCCCAAATTATTAATAAGCGGAAAGGTTTTTTCAGAAATAGAATGGCTGCTTATGAGCAACATAGAAGGTATAATTCTTGGGAATGTATGGAAGGAGCTTTCTAATGAGAATAAGGTCTATATAATGCAGCAGATGGGAGAAATACTAGGCAGGATACACAGCGCTTATAAATATGATTATTATGGTGCTTGGCAAGAATATGGAACCTTTATACTCAATCATAAAGATTTTATGGAGTATAGAAAAAATAGTGATAAGATTATTATTGAGAATATTATTAGACAAGATATCCCTCATAAGGAATTAATAATGCATTCATATGAAAAGCTGATTAAATACTATGATGACATTAAGCCAAGAGATGTTCCTAGACTTTGCCACCATGATTTTTCAGCTAGGAATATGCTTATTAATAGAGAAAAAGAAGGGTGGAAAATTTCTGGAATTATTGATTTTGAACATTGTTATCCTGATGACCCTGATATAGATTTTACAGATTTATATCATACAGTATTTTTGGAAGAACCATGGTTAAAGGAACCTTTTATGAAAAGATACAAAGAGTATTTGAAAATTAAAGAGGATGTATTAGAATATAAAATGAAATATTATTTGCTTAACAAAGGACTATTTATCTGTAGCTGGGCATATTATACGGCACCAGAATATTACCTTCAAGGAATAAAATTATTAGAAAGACTAGATGATATGCAATAG
- a CDS encoding endolytic transglycosylase MltG, which yields MNRNKTNKLFLLLGIGIGFVIASLLNIAYPKIKYTSYTDEQVIEKARELGMVSLKEAISQSQDSVEKNNEDDEEKIIDEKLETIIEEDLNDNDTNAEAVAEENETIKFVISKGQNSEEIINKLFEAGIINDKEVFTNLAIERNVQKKFNYGTFQLNKNMEYDLLIKALTRR from the coding sequence ATGAATAGAAATAAAACCAATAAGCTATTTTTATTATTAGGCATAGGAATAGGTTTTGTAATTGCTAGTTTATTAAACATAGCTTATCCTAAAATTAAATACACCTCATACACAGATGAACAAGTAATAGAAAAGGCAAGAGAATTGGGTATGGTCTCTTTAAAAGAAGCAATTTCTCAATCTCAAGATAGTGTTGAAAAAAATAATGAAGATGATGAAGAAAAAATAATAGATGAAAAATTAGAAACAATAATAGAAGAAGACTTAAATGACAATGATACAAATGCTGAAGCTGTAGCAGAGGAAAATGAAACTATAAAGTTTGTAATTAGTAAAGGTCAAAATAGCGAAGAGATAATCAACAAATTATTTGAAGCTGGAATAATTAATGACAAAGAAGTATTTACAAATTTAGCTATAGAAAGAAATGTACAAAAAAAATTTAATTATGGTACTTTTCAGTTAAATAAGAACATGGAATATGATTTACTAATAAAAGCACTGACCCGTAGATAG
- the asnA gene encoding aspartate--ammonia ligase: MIKGLIVPEDYKPSLNVIQTEVAIKIIKDKFETELAKELNLIRVSAPLFVKPETGLNDNLSGMEKPVSFGMKYDNYSKLEIVQSLAKWKRMALGKYGFKAGEGLYTDMNAIRPDEDLDNIHSLYVDQWDWEIVIQKEQRTEKYLKEIVKKIYKVFLNVEKYIANIYPQLERILPEEIAFITTQELEDMYPNLTPKEREHSIAKEKKAVFLMKIGDVLDSGKKHDGRAPDYDDWRLNGDIIFWNPILEQEIELSSMGIRVDKEALLEQIRKTNCEERLSLDYHNMLLNEKLPYTIGGGIGQSRICMFFLQKAHIGEVQASVWPEEMIDNCVTSNIFLL; the protein is encoded by the coding sequence ATGATAAAAGGATTAATAGTTCCAGAAGATTATAAACCTAGCCTAAATGTTATCCAAACAGAAGTAGCAATTAAAATAATTAAGGACAAATTTGAAACTGAGCTTGCAAAAGAGTTAAATTTAATTAGGGTATCAGCACCCTTGTTTGTTAAGCCTGAAACAGGACTAAATGATAATTTAAGTGGAATGGAGAAGCCAGTGTCTTTTGGTATGAAATACGATAATTATTCTAAGCTTGAAATTGTACAATCTCTTGCTAAATGGAAGAGGATGGCTTTAGGAAAATACGGATTTAAGGCAGGAGAAGGATTATATACTGATATGAATGCTATAAGACCAGATGAGGATTTAGACAATATTCATTCTTTATATGTAGATCAATGGGATTGGGAAATAGTAATCCAGAAAGAGCAAAGGACTGAAAAATATTTAAAGGAAATAGTTAAAAAAATATATAAGGTTTTTTTGAATGTGGAAAAGTATATAGCTAATATTTATCCTCAATTAGAAAGAATATTGCCTGAAGAAATAGCATTTATAACTACTCAAGAACTAGAAGACATGTATCCTAATTTAACTCCTAAAGAAAGAGAGCATTCTATAGCCAAAGAGAAAAAAGCAGTATTTCTTATGAAAATAGGAGACGTTTTAGATTCAGGAAAGAAGCATGATGGGAGGGCGCCAGACTATGATGATTGGCGATTAAATGGAGATATAATATTTTGGAACCCTATTTTAGAGCAGGAGATTGAATTATCGTCAATGGGAATTAGAGTTGACAAGGAAGCCTTACTAGAACAAATAAGAAAAACAAACTGTGAAGAAAGATTAAGCTTAGATTATCATAATATGCTGCTAAATGAAAAACTACCCTATACAATTGGCGGTGGAATAGGACAATCAAGAATTTGTATGTTTTTCCTTCAGAAAGCACATATAGGTGAAGTACAAGCCTCAGTATGGCCTGAAGAGATGATTGATAATTGCGTCACATCTAATATTTTTTTATTATAA